AATGGAACTCCCTACCTGGAATGTCAGCAGGACGTTGCCCtggcctctctccagctccttggtctacagaaagaattcaggggctggagagatggctcagaggttaagagcactgactgttcttccaaaggtcctgagttcaattcccagcaaccacatggtgactcacaaggCACCCATGTCATAGAGCAGTGTAGAAGACGTATAGTTTACTACAGCAAAGCAAGGCACCCTTGAGAGCTGAGAGTGGATGGTCACCAAATGGACACCACCACAAGACCACTGTCATTGAAGTTTTTGGAACAGGTACTCTGAAGGGTGTTTTTCTGTTTGGGTGATTGACAGGCCCATTTGGATTAACCCTTGAGGGATGCACAATGGTATGtcgtttttgtttgattgtttggtttggtttttcaacacagggtttctttaacagccctggctgtcctggaactcgctctatagaccaggctggccttgaactcacagagaactgcctgcctctgcctcctgagtgctggggttacaggcgtgcattgccaccactgccaggctggcTCACTGTGCTTTTAATGAGATCATGGTGCTCTGTACCCACTTTAGTTCTATAGAACGGTGGATCATAAGGATAGGAAGCTGCTGGAATCTTCTAGGGGGGGGGTTAGAAAAGGTGCTATTATGTGGTTTCCACCCCAGGGTACAGCTTGGGCAAGGGAATTGTCCGGGGCTCCCCAGGCGATGGCAGAGTATACCCCGAAGTGAGTTTGTCAGTGTCAGGGAAGGCTCTGTCAAAGAAGGACAGTGTCAGTGAGATGGGACTCTCTCGGTCAAAGCCATGTCCCATGGCACAGACACCTCCCATCATGGCTGCTGAGACCAAGGGGTGCTGTTCCCAAGGCTCCTTCCCTACCCAGTCTGGCCTGCCCAACCAGACCCAAGCCTGTTCCCAGGGGCACTGTCAGGCCTCCAGCTGCTCTCAGGGTTCAGGCTATTCTTTGAGATGAAGGGGGACTTGTTCTCTTATCTGCTTTGTGGTGGCCCCCAGGTGTGgctgagctgctgctgagtgGCCCTGGGCAAGACTCTcctgttccttggtttctttttctctaaaactGGATAACTAGTCGACATCCCACTGAAATAAATCCTAGTGGTCACCCACCTATAACTCACCGTCTGCTcatgccaggcaagctctctaccactgagatcCGCTCCAACTCCCTTCTAAtgttaaaaacacacacacatacacaggtgttcacacataaataaataaatgagtggatAAATGTAACAGGAACTCCAGAAACAAAATAACCCAAAAATGATTAAGTGGCTGAGTGTGGTGACTCCTGTCTGTAATGCAGTGCTTGCGAAGTTGAGACGGGAGGATTGTTTCCTGTtctaggtcagcttgggctatgtattgagttctaggctagcttgaactatatagtgagaccatgcctttaatcccagcacttgggaggcagaggcaagtggatctctgtgagttcaaggccagcctggtctacatggtgagttccaggacagccagaactacatggagagaccgtctcaaacacacacacacacatacacacacaccaccaccaccaccaccaccaccaacaacaacaacaacaaacaacaaaaaaggagtgggcagcaagatggttcagtggttagatgTGCTTGCCGCCAACCTGATAacatgagtttggttcccaagacCCACCTGgtggagagaactaactctcacAAGCTGTTCTCAGacatccacatgtgtgctgtggcacacaagAGCCTCGACCCCCTGCCAATAAACggtgggaggagaggtgggaaacATCCTTTGGATTTTCACAGTTATAAGAAGGTAGGTATAATCAGCACTGttcaaaaagaaagtaaaatcctAAAACATCAACAGAACAAAACgcagggagggagagatgcctcagtggttcaaggcactggctgctcttgcagagagaggaCTAGGGTTTggcttccagcacccatatggtggctcacaggcacctggaactccagtttcaagggattcagtgccctcttcttaCGGGCACCTTGTGCACGTAGAGACATATAGGCAAACACTCACATGAAACGGAAAAGAAAACATACGAAAGCAACACTTAATTTCCCTAACTTTGCTTAAAGTCAGAAACGCCATCACCACAAACAGAACAACTGTGGCTTGCGGAAATATTCAGTGTCGAAGgcctgcccaggctggcttcacattcCTGGCAGTTTGCCTCcatctctggagtgctaggattataaaaGCCTATGAACACAAGACCTAGAGATAAGAGCTGTTATCTAATCTTGAAAGATTAAGTCAAAATGTTGAGTGAGAAtaaaagaagctgggcatggtggtgcatgcttttgatcccagcacttgaaaagccagaggtaggtggatctttgtgaattcaaggccagcctggtctacatagcaagtgtgAGGACAGCTAGActtacatagtgaaatcctgtttcaaaacaaaacaaaacaaaacaaaacaaaacaaaaaaacagatcaaaacaaaacaaaacaaaaaaccaaaatgaagtaaaatttttGGAAAATGGAAGCAGGAGGCTTAAGAGTGCTGGAGTTATTATAGGCATGATGTTAATCCCACAgatcaagaataagaccactaccacagtttaaagccaaaattgaagcaagctttaattaaatgctggccaggtggatgggctctggccagtcTATACtcaggttcctgggaaatggtCCCAACCCAAATTTTGCAAGGGCTTAAGAAGGAACATCCgcctgggcggtggtgacacacgcctttaatcccagcacttggaggcagagccaggaggatctctgtgagttcgaggccagcctggtctccaaagtgagttccaggaaaggcgcaaagctacacagagaaactctgtctcgaaaaacaacaataacaacaacaataacaacaacagcaacaacaacaacaaagaagaaggAACATCTATAATTCACTGCATTTctcatcaggtccaatcaggggcaagcatacatcctgatgtatttcctatCTGTGAACCttctgcccacatgtgatcaagtaCACCCAGTGCAGATGGGTTAGACAGATTTGTTTAGGGGAGTGagaacatgtggcttgttatctcccataaaaaTTAGATTCCAACATTCCAGGAACTCTCTGCCCTTGGGCAAGGAGCTTGcagatcagagacatttttgttttatggatcttTAAggcatttaaaacttaaaatgtaactttggctctcacaatgcgtcaccacacccagcatatacatttgtgttttccttttttgtgggGCTATAGATTAAACCTAGGACTTCAGGCAATTGTATTACCACCTACCTATATCCCCatcccattttgtttgtttgtttgtttgttttgttttgttttttgagacagggtttctctgtgtagctttgcgcctttcctggatctcactctgtagaccaggctggcctcgaactcacagagatccgcctggctctgcttcccaagtgctgggattaaaggcgtgcaccaccaccgcccggctcccattttgtttttaatggttgcTTATTTTTGTGGTGCTCAGAATCAAACCTAGGTTTTCAGGCATGCTGGGTAAGTGGTCTACCATTAGGCTACATTCCCCAGTTCTTGTGTGTGTTAATGAGTAAGTCCCATCTCTGGAAATGTAGATGTCTGGATTCTGGCCTGCAGTGACACTCCACTCTGGGATCTCAGTTGtattgtgcagccctggctggaagCCATGGCCTGATTGCCGGGACACTGGCTTTCAAATTGGCTGTTCTCTCCATGTTCCTCATTTTTCCCAAGAAAGTCAGCCTCCTGAGAGCCTTCTCTTCTGACTCAGGAAGGTGAGTGTTCCCACTTTGTATTACTTTCATGGGAGCTTTTGTCTTTGGGGACTCTTGCTTGGTATCatcttgtttatttccttttttttttttttttctccgagacagggtttctctgtgtagctttgcgcctttcctggaactcattctgtagaccagattggtctcaaactcacagagatccacctggctctgcctctcaagtgctgggattaaaggcgtatgccaccactgcccggcttgtttatttctttacatgCTACTGCTCATCACTAAGACTCTAGGCTTGATGAGGATGGGATGTGTGTTGGGGGATGTGGACAGGGCCTTCATCTTGTCCCATTGTCAAATCTGTCAGTGATTAGATAActttattattgatttattttccttatggttgcctttatttatttacttggttaTTTATTTGAATCAAGGTCTCATACATTCCAAGATGGCCTAGAACTCCACAGGGAGctgaggttgactttgaacttctgattctcctgtttctacttcacaagtgctggaattacaggcatgcaccaccatgcctagtttatgtggtgctaggatggaacacagggccttgtgcatactatGCAAACACTACCAAATGAACTACACCTTCACTTCCATCCTTATGATTAAAAATCTTCATTTGCAATTGAGAAAATTGAAGTCTGTAGTAGGTGGCAGGGCCAGAGTGCAAGTCTGTGAACAAACCTCTGTACCATCTGTCCTTCCATCATGTTGTTGCCTTGCTTTTCAGTCACTGTGTCTGTGGGGTTCTAGAAATTCCTTCAAGGCCATCATGGGGAAGGTAATGGCTACACAAACCTGAAGGAATGTATCTGCTCATCTAGCAACCCTAGCTGTGAGAAGCAACCAACTGCCCAAGGCCACAGACCTCCTAGATTTTGGGAGGATGAAGGGTTAGGAGTCAGGAGAAAATGGGTGATGCCCAGGGTGTATGGACTTGGCAACTGTTGCTGGATATTTGTttaaactgtgtaaagatgtatcactgtttcaccttgcttgcctaaggcacctgattggtttaataaagagctgaatggccaatagcgagggaggagaggataggcgggacttctggggagcGAGAGGAACTCTGTGAAGAAGAGAGGTGAGCCgccagggagacagagggagtcATACAGAAGGAAGGCGAGGGAaaaagccacgtggcagaacttagatgaatagaaacaggttaattgaagttataagagctagtgggacaagtctaagctaaggccgagctttcctaattaataatAATCTCCGTGTCATTTTGGGAAGCTATCGATCCAAAGAAAGTCCTTCCACAGGTAACTGTATGGATGAATACTCCAAcaaaaaagtggaaggagagaaccaactacagctttgacctctgacctgtgCATGCTCACTGTATCATGTGTGCCTCCCCCCATATATCATATGcatacacagtaataataaataaataaaattaatgcaaaGCTCTATAATCACGACAGTATAAATAGATGATTGTAAGGACAAATTCTAGCCTTGCACGGTGTCTCCAAATTGATCATGTTGTCTCATTAGTACAAATGTGTGAAGATTCTGACAGGGTTCATAACAGCCAACAATGGGTAGCCATTGAAGAGCAGACTACAAAACAAAGACATCTatagccgggtagtggtggctcacgcctttaatcccagagacaggtggatctctgtgagttcaaggtcaacctgggctacacagtgagttccaggaaaggcgcaaagctacagagaaaccctgtctcaaaaaaccaaatatatatagtaaaattttaaaaaagaagacatcTATAagaagccgggcatggtggcccatgtctttaatgccagtcctcaggaggtgatggcaggcggatcagaagttcaaggccatcatctTCAATTACTTACATTGAATTctgagccagcctgagctacataagaccctggctcaaaaggACAGAAAcaaggctgggggtgtggctttggCAGAGTGCTCACCTAACACTCAGGAGAGGCCCCGGGGTCCATCTCCAGAACCGGTAATAAACTGGATGTGTTAGCACACCcagggtgggaggcaggaaggccaggtgttctcagctacatagcaagttcaaggtcaactaaGGCTCCATGAAGCCCTCCCTCAAaactaatacatatatacatacacacacacacacacacacacacacacacacacacacacacacagagcacttcatattttcatataaggccctgggttcggccctcagctcgccctccccccaaaaaaagtataCACAGTATGGCTAAAGGACCTAGCATCAGTCATTTGGCTATGAGCTTCCATGAGATatgttttgctttcttccttttgcGGTcacctgcattttctttttcttcccgccaccttttttttctttttggtggggaggtggtctttgttttttggcttttgttgagacaggttctctctctttccacacgGCTTTGGCTACCCTGGAATTATGTATACTAGGCTGGCTAGCCtgacagagatctgactgcttctTCTGCTGAGTTTCCCTTCCATCCCCTGACCCCAAGACTCTATGAACCTGGGTAAGTCTGTGAAATCTGAAATCCTTCACAACCCATGAGCACGCACCTCCTGCAGCGCCTGCTGGCTGCCCACTCCCCTTGCCTCTGGTCCCTAGCCCGGGCTCACCTTCTGAGGAGATGTAAGCGGGACGCTGGTCTTGCCCTCAGCACTGACAACCACATCTCCAGGAACGACAATGGGGTCAGGTTGGAGCGTCAGGCTTTTGATCACTGCAGGGTCTTTTCCTTCATCACAGTTATCCCAGGAGAAGCCGCCGAGTCGGGAAGGCTAAGGACAACCACACAGCAAAGGGGGAAGTTGAGGAAAAGAAGCGTTTAGGCACAGCAGAGTTGGATATCTGCACATGCCCTTCTGAGCCCCATGGTAAGTTATACTTGTCTGACCCATTCTTCAGGGGGGACTCCAGTGACAGTCTCCCCAAGTGAGAGGCTAAGGTCCATTAAAACAGGCCTTGAACTTCAAAACTAatggggctgggatgtggctcagtttggAATGCTTGCCTGACATATTGGAAACCTTGGGCTTTATCCCCAGCATTGCACAAACCCAGCATGCGGCACAGGCAgtgcttgggagatggaggcaggaacttcaggaattcaaggtcatcttcaactagATAACCCATTTCAGGCCAGTCTGAATATGCAAGGCCCTGtctggggcaggggagggtgtggtggtgcaagttTGTAATGTAAGCACTCAGGTTAAGGCAAGATGATGTAATAATGTTCAGCCTAGGCcacaaggaaagaagggagggagggagggagggagggagggagggagggaaggagggaaggagggaaggagggaagaagggaggaagaactgagagggagggggagagag
Above is a window of Onychomys torridus chromosome 8, mOncTor1.1, whole genome shotgun sequence DNA encoding:
- the LOC118589708 gene encoding ganglioside GM2 activator-like isoform X2, producing the protein MHRVLLLLVLGLLLAGPAAPARLGPKRPSRLGGFSWDNCDEGKDPAVIKSLTLQPDPIVVPGDVVVSAEGKTSVPLTSPQKVSPG